The proteins below are encoded in one region of Thermotoga sp.:
- a CDS encoding ferredoxin family protein, with protein MAEFKNTPVIGKDALGREIRDLSEIPWWGVDRKTIEWYPIINYDKCATCGICFVTCGRRVFDFDKKEGKVIVARPYNCMVACQTCMNLCPTGAISFPDVSYIKKLVAQNKIVKKAFEIIKPLLPDEHLSAKETETNPEP; from the coding sequence ATGGCGGAATTCAAAAACACTCCAGTGATCGGAAAGGACGCTCTAGGACGGGAAATTCGTGATCTTTCTGAAATTCCATGGTGGGGTGTAGATAGAAAAACGATAGAGTGGTATCCAATCATCAACTACGACAAATGCGCAACGTGTGGTATTTGCTTTGTAACTTGTGGAAGACGAGTGTTCGACTTCGACAAAAAAGAAGGAAAAGTGATTGTGGCACGTCCTTACAATTGCATGGTTGCATGCCAGACATGTATGAATCTTTGCCCAACGGGGGCAATAAGTTTCCCCGATGTTTCTTACATAAAGAAATTGGTTGCGCAGAACAAGATTGTGAAAAAGGCTTTTGAAATAATAAAACCTCTGCTACCCGATGAACACCTATCAGCAAAGGAAACAGAAACTAATCCTGAACCTTGA
- a CDS encoding aspartate-semialdehyde dehydrogenase — protein sequence MKVGVVGATGEVGRAMVKVLEEFNVPVTELRLFASERSVGKEIEFKGEKVKVELLTEDSMKWDCDYFLFSAGASVSRRFAPIAAENGVTVIDNSSAFRMEKDIPLIVPEVNSHLLKGYTGIIANPNCSTIQMILSIYKLHEVYGIEEIFVATYQSVSGAGHKGIEELLSQERGEDVVKVFPKPIHRNVIPLIGDVQSNLFTQEEMKMVNETRKILNDYSIRVYPTTVRVPVLYGHSEAIMVRLKKPFESLEKVKEVIATGEDVVVTDDLVTAIDVAGKNETYVCRLRQGDERSVLFWNVSDNIRVGAATNAVRILLKHAKMNERM from the coding sequence ATGAAAGTAGGAGTGGTAGGTGCCACGGGAGAAGTTGGACGAGCAATGGTGAAGGTTCTTGAAGAGTTCAACGTTCCAGTCACAGAACTGAGGTTGTTTGCCTCTGAAAGATCTGTGGGGAAGGAGATAGAGTTCAAAGGTGAGAAGGTGAAGGTAGAGCTCCTCACGGAAGATTCGATGAAATGGGACTGCGATTATTTTCTGTTCTCAGCGGGTGCTAGTGTTTCGCGAAGGTTCGCCCCCATAGCTGCTGAGAATGGTGTTACGGTGATCGACAACTCTTCTGCTTTCAGGATGGAAAAGGATATTCCCCTTATTGTACCTGAGGTGAACTCTCACCTGCTCAAGGGATACACCGGCATAATAGCGAATCCCAACTGTTCGACGATACAAATGATCCTGTCCATATACAAATTGCACGAAGTTTATGGAATAGAGGAGATCTTTGTGGCAACATATCAATCTGTTTCTGGAGCGGGTCACAAAGGCATCGAAGAACTCTTGTCTCAGGAAAGAGGGGAAGACGTTGTTAAGGTGTTTCCAAAACCGATTCACAGAAATGTCATACCTCTGATCGGTGATGTACAGAGCAATCTTTTCACCCAAGAAGAGATGAAAATGGTGAACGAAACAAGAAAGATTCTAAACGATTACTCGATAAGGGTCTATCCAACGACTGTGAGGGTTCCCGTTCTCTACGGCCACTCCGAAGCGATCATGGTGAGGTTAAAAAAACCGTTCGAGTCGTTGGAGAAGGTTAAAGAGGTCATAGCAACCGGAGAAGACGTGGTGGTGACGGACGATCTGGTAACTGCCATAGACGTTGCAGGAAAGAACGAAACGTACGTCTGTAGATTGCGGCAGGGTGACGAACGCTCCGTTCTGTTCTGGAACGTATCAGATAACATTCGCGTTGGAGCCGCAACCAACGCGGTGAGAATCCTATTGAAACACGCGAAGATGAACGAAAGGATGTGA
- a CDS encoding valine--tRNA ligase, which yields MAELSTKYNPAEIETKWYRYWEEKGYFTPKDVGEKFSIVIPPPNITGRIHMGHALNITLQDIVVRYKRMKGYDVLWVPGEDHAGIATQNAVEKFLLQTQGKAREEIGREKFLEITWRWANKYRKEIREQIKALGASVDWTRERFTLDEGLSRAVRKVFVELYKKGLIYKGKYIVNWCPRCKTVLSDEEVEHKEHKAKLYYVKYPVKGSDEYIVVATTRPETMLGDTAVAVHPEDERYKDFVGKTLILPLVGREIPVIADKYVDPKFGTGAVKVTPAHDPNDYLIAQRHNLPMVEIFDDSAQINENGGKYRGLDRYEARERIVKDLEERGFLVKIEDYTHSVGHCYRCDTVIEPKLSDQWFVATKPLAKRGIEAVEKGEIKFFPERWTKVYLNWMHEIRDWCISRQLWWGHRIPVWYCQDCGHLNVSEEEVERCEKCGSTNLKQDEDVLDTWFSSALWPFSTLGWPEETEDLKRYYPTDLLVTGFDIIFFWVARMIMMGYEFMNEKPFSHVYIHQLVRDKYGRKMSKSLGNGIDPLEVIDKYGADPMRFTLAILAAQGRDIKLDPRYFEAYKKFANKIWNATRFVLMNLADYKGVPLENLKTVDKWILTRLNRTVEEVTKALESYDFNIAARAIYNFFWDEFCDWYIEASKPRLKASERNLVQTVLVKVLDTSLRLLHPFMPFLTEELWQKLPIDGESITIARWPEIEEKYIDETAEREFTRLMNIIRGVRNVRAEMNLPQSQRVKIFVKGLDVTDEMDLLFKTLGNIEDVSAVNEKPQKTATAYVEGNVEVYVDLGGLIDFEREKERLKQNMEKIKKEIDRLEKKLANKEFVERAPEEVVEETKKRLNNNKERLARLESILRDLE from the coding sequence GTGGCAGAGCTTTCGACCAAATACAATCCAGCGGAAATAGAAACCAAATGGTACAGGTACTGGGAAGAAAAAGGTTACTTCACACCAAAGGATGTCGGTGAGAAGTTTTCCATTGTGATACCACCACCGAACATCACGGGAAGGATTCACATGGGGCACGCCCTCAACATAACGCTTCAGGACATAGTAGTTAGGTACAAGAGGATGAAAGGATACGATGTCCTGTGGGTCCCCGGTGAAGACCACGCGGGAATAGCTACCCAAAACGCCGTAGAGAAGTTCCTTCTCCAAACACAGGGTAAGGCTCGAGAAGAGATAGGAAGAGAAAAGTTCCTCGAGATCACCTGGAGATGGGCGAACAAGTACAGAAAAGAGATCAGAGAACAGATAAAGGCCCTTGGAGCATCGGTAGACTGGACGAGGGAGCGCTTCACTCTGGATGAAGGACTCAGTAGAGCGGTAAGAAAGGTCTTTGTAGAGCTCTACAAGAAGGGTCTTATCTACAAGGGAAAGTACATCGTGAACTGGTGTCCAAGGTGCAAAACTGTGCTCTCAGACGAAGAGGTAGAACACAAAGAACACAAGGCAAAGCTCTATTACGTGAAGTATCCAGTTAAAGGTTCCGATGAGTACATCGTCGTTGCAACCACAAGACCAGAAACGATGCTTGGAGACACAGCAGTGGCTGTCCACCCGGAAGATGAAAGATACAAAGACTTTGTCGGCAAAACGCTCATCCTTCCACTCGTTGGAAGAGAGATCCCGGTTATTGCGGACAAATACGTTGACCCGAAATTTGGAACGGGGGCAGTGAAAGTGACACCTGCTCACGATCCAAACGACTACCTCATCGCACAAAGACATAACCTTCCAATGGTAGAGATTTTCGATGACAGCGCACAAATAAACGAAAACGGTGGAAAATACAGGGGGCTGGACAGGTACGAGGCAAGAGAAAGAATCGTGAAAGACTTGGAAGAGCGGGGTTTCCTTGTGAAAATAGAAGACTATACGCACTCCGTTGGCCACTGTTACAGATGTGATACGGTGATAGAACCCAAGCTCTCCGATCAGTGGTTTGTTGCCACAAAGCCACTGGCAAAAAGAGGAATCGAGGCTGTTGAAAAAGGAGAAATCAAATTTTTCCCGGAAAGGTGGACAAAGGTCTATCTAAACTGGATGCACGAGATCAGGGACTGGTGCATTTCCAGACAACTCTGGTGGGGTCACAGGATTCCGGTTTGGTACTGTCAGGACTGTGGGCACCTCAATGTCTCCGAAGAGGAGGTAGAAAGATGTGAAAAGTGTGGCTCCACGAACTTGAAACAGGATGAAGACGTACTCGACACGTGGTTTTCCTCTGCTCTATGGCCGTTTTCCACACTTGGTTGGCCAGAGGAAACGGAAGATCTGAAGAGGTACTATCCAACCGACCTTCTCGTCACTGGTTTCGATATCATCTTCTTCTGGGTTGCGAGAATGATCATGATGGGATACGAGTTCATGAACGAAAAACCATTCAGTCATGTCTACATACACCAGCTCGTCAGAGACAAGTATGGAAGAAAGATGAGTAAGTCCCTGGGGAACGGTATCGATCCCCTCGAAGTGATAGACAAGTATGGAGCAGATCCCATGAGATTCACCCTTGCTATACTTGCAGCCCAGGGAAGGGACATAAAACTCGATCCGAGGTACTTCGAAGCTTACAAGAAGTTTGCAAACAAGATATGGAACGCTACAAGATTCGTTTTGATGAATCTAGCCGATTACAAAGGAGTCCCACTTGAAAATCTTAAAACGGTTGACAAGTGGATACTCACAAGACTCAACAGAACGGTCGAAGAGGTAACAAAAGCTCTGGAAAGCTACGACTTCAACATAGCGGCGAGGGCCATATACAATTTCTTCTGGGACGAGTTCTGTGATTGGTACATTGAAGCTTCAAAACCAAGACTCAAGGCGAGCGAGAGAAATCTTGTCCAGACGGTTCTTGTCAAAGTACTGGACACCTCTTTGAGACTTCTTCATCCGTTCATGCCGTTCCTCACAGAAGAGCTCTGGCAGAAGCTCCCCATCGATGGTGAGTCGATAACGATAGCAAGATGGCCTGAGATCGAAGAAAAATACATTGATGAAACAGCGGAGAGGGAATTCACAAGGCTCATGAACATAATACGTGGTGTCAGGAACGTAAGGGCAGAAATGAATCTTCCGCAGTCTCAAAGAGTGAAGATTTTTGTCAAAGGGCTCGATGTCACGGACGAGATGGATCTGCTCTTCAAGACGCTTGGGAACATAGAGGATGTATCAGCTGTGAATGAAAAACCTCAGAAAACAGCAACTGCTTATGTTGAAGGAAATGTCGAAGTGTACGTTGACCTTGGCGGTTTGATCGACTTCGAAAGGGAAAAGGAGAGACTGAAACAAAACATGGAGAAAATCAAAAAGGAAATCGATCGTCTTGAAAAGAAACTCGCCAACAAGGAATTCGTAGAGAGGGCTCCCGAAGAAGTGGTTGAAGAAACAAAAAAGAGGTTGAATAACAACAAAGAACGCCTTGCAAGACTCGAATCGATACTGAGAGATCTGGAGTAA
- a CDS encoding N-glycosylase/DNA lyase, with the protein MEKLLEELEEIRWKAKPLVEERFEEFIKLGKEGTEEDLFCELSFCVLTANWSAEGGIRAQKDIGKGFVHFPPEKLAEELRKLGHRYPQKRAEFIVANRWLVGRLRELVNGDPFLSREFLVKNARGIGWKESSHFLRNAGVEDLAILDKHVLRLVKSHNLLTDIPKSWSKKRYLYIEELLRKVAEKFGEPLGKFDLYLWYLVKGKVEK; encoded by the coding sequence TTGGAAAAACTCCTGGAAGAGCTTGAGGAAATTCGCTGGAAGGCAAAACCCCTGGTCGAGGAAAGATTCGAGGAGTTCATAAAACTCGGAAAAGAGGGAACAGAGGAAGATCTGTTCTGTGAGCTTTCCTTTTGTGTTCTCACAGCAAACTGGAGTGCTGAAGGTGGAATCAGAGCACAGAAGGACATCGGAAAAGGTTTTGTTCATTTTCCTCCCGAGAAGCTTGCAGAAGAACTGAGAAAGCTCGGTCACAGATATCCTCAAAAGAGGGCAGAGTTCATCGTGGCAAACAGATGGTTGGTAGGAAGGTTGAGAGAACTGGTAAACGGAGATCCCTTCCTCTCGAGAGAGTTTCTCGTGAAGAATGCAAGGGGAATAGGCTGGAAAGAGTCCAGCCACTTTCTTAGAAACGCAGGGGTAGAAGATCTTGCCATCTTAGACAAGCACGTTCTGAGATTGGTGAAAAGCCACAATTTACTGACAGACATTCCAAAAAGCTGGTCCAAAAAAAGGTATCTCTACATAGAAGAGCTTCTGCGGAAAGTGGCGGAGAAATTCGGCGAACCTCTGGGGAAGTTTGATCTCTATCTGTGGTATCTTGTGAAAGGAAAGGTGGAAAAATAA
- a CDS encoding chromate transporter, translating to MGSLVARLFLLFLRISALTIGGGYAMIPVMKWELEKSGLLTEREFFRIVSMAQVIPGPIAFNTAILVGKRLSGLSGAIASGVAVVLPPFFAIVIVAEIIRSLSGISYVRSFLKGAYIAIVGLVGSVLFRLVKNQRWNLYRLSLVGLSVLVLIFHSFLVIPVILLLAIALYLREE from the coding sequence GTGGGAAGTTTGGTTGCAAGGCTTTTCCTGCTGTTTCTCAGAATATCCGCTTTAACGATAGGTGGAGGATACGCCATGATTCCTGTGATGAAATGGGAGCTGGAAAAGTCCGGGCTTTTGACAGAAAGAGAATTCTTTCGGATTGTCAGCATGGCACAGGTAATACCGGGTCCTATCGCTTTCAACACGGCTATCCTGGTTGGAAAAAGACTGTCGGGACTGTCTGGTGCGATCGCATCTGGGGTGGCCGTTGTATTGCCACCGTTCTTTGCTATCGTTATCGTGGCGGAGATCATTCGTTCCCTTTCCGGGATCAGCTACGTTCGAAGCTTTTTAAAGGGAGCATACATTGCTATTGTTGGGCTTGTGGGAAGTGTTCTGTTTCGACTCGTGAAAAATCAACGTTGGAATCTGTACAGATTATCTCTCGTGGGCCTTTCTGTTCTTGTTCTAATTTTCCACAGCTTTCTTGTCATACCAGTGATTCTTTTGCTTGCCATTGCACTTTACTTGAGGGAGGAATGA
- a CDS encoding NifB/NifX family molybdenum-iron cluster-binding protein: MIIAIPVSENKGKDSPISEHFGRAPYFAFVKVENNELMSVFVEENPLAQDHTTGAVPNFVKEKGAELVIVRGIGRKAISVFESLGIKVIRGASGTVEEVINQYLTGQLRDSDYEVREKFHHH, encoded by the coding sequence ATGATCATAGCCATTCCAGTCTCTGAAAACAAAGGGAAAGACTCCCCTATATCGGAACACTTCGGGAGAGCACCTTACTTCGCGTTTGTGAAGGTGGAAAATAACGAATTAATGAGCGTGTTCGTTGAGGAGAACCCTCTTGCGCAGGACCATACCACCGGTGCTGTTCCAAACTTTGTAAAAGAGAAAGGAGCGGAATTGGTCATAGTGAGGGGCATTGGAAGAAAGGCCATTTCTGTCTTTGAGAGTTTGGGCATAAAAGTGATAAGAGGAGCTTCAGGAACGGTAGAAGAGGTGATAAATCAATATTTAACCGGGCAGCTGAGAGACTCGGATTATGAAGTCCGGGAAAAATTCCATCACCATTGA
- the guaA gene encoding glutamine-hydrolyzing GMP synthase has translation MVFVVDYGSQYSRLITRRIRENEVYSEIAFPDDAVDLSKVDAVILSGGPRSVYEKDAPKLPAWFYEYKGPVLAICYGMQLVVKELGGEVKRGRGEYGRTLVELSEDPLFEGIPKKIHVWMSHGDEVVRLPEGFHPIAVSETGVIAAATDGKRFWLLQFHPEVHHTEYGKKIISNFLFKVCKFQRNWKIGDLVEEKIRKIKETIGNKKAILALSGGVDSSVAAVLTHKAIGKNLVCVFVDHGLLRKNEREEVEKVFKEHFDMNLVVVDARKRFLEKLKGVTDPERKRKIIGEEFIRVFEEEAKKHDVEFLVQGTIYSDVIESAASGKTTAKIKSHHNVGGLPEKMNLKLVEPLRDLFKDEVRKVGKYLGIPDRIINRHPFPGPGLAVRVLGEVTEEKLEMLREADHIFIETLRKHSYYDKVWQAFAVLLPIKSVGVKGDARAYEYVIALRAVNSVEGMTADWSRIPHDILDEVARRITREVKGVGRVVYDITSKPPATIEWE, from the coding sequence TTGGTCTTTGTAGTAGACTACGGTTCACAGTACTCTCGATTGATAACAAGACGGATCAGAGAAAACGAAGTTTACTCCGAGATAGCTTTTCCAGACGACGCCGTGGATCTTTCCAAGGTGGACGCGGTGATCCTCTCAGGTGGTCCAAGAAGCGTTTACGAAAAAGATGCCCCGAAACTACCAGCGTGGTTCTATGAATACAAAGGCCCTGTTCTTGCCATCTGTTACGGCATGCAACTGGTGGTGAAAGAACTCGGTGGGGAAGTGAAAAGAGGAAGAGGAGAGTATGGAAGAACTCTTGTGGAACTTTCGGAAGACCCGCTTTTCGAAGGGATACCAAAGAAAATTCACGTGTGGATGAGCCACGGTGACGAGGTGGTAAGACTACCGGAGGGTTTTCACCCTATTGCCGTTTCGGAAACGGGTGTGATAGCGGCTGCGACCGATGGAAAGAGATTCTGGCTTCTTCAATTTCATCCGGAAGTTCATCACACGGAGTACGGCAAAAAGATTATCTCGAATTTTCTCTTCAAAGTGTGTAAGTTTCAAAGAAACTGGAAGATAGGAGATCTCGTCGAAGAGAAGATAAGAAAGATCAAAGAGACGATAGGTAACAAAAAAGCGATCCTTGCGCTGTCGGGAGGGGTCGACTCTTCCGTAGCAGCCGTTCTCACACACAAAGCAATCGGAAAGAACCTTGTGTGTGTCTTTGTGGACCACGGTCTTTTGAGAAAAAACGAAAGAGAAGAAGTGGAGAAAGTATTCAAGGAACACTTCGATATGAATCTTGTGGTTGTGGATGCAAGAAAGCGTTTCTTGGAAAAACTCAAAGGAGTGACCGATCCAGAAAGGAAAAGAAAGATCATCGGAGAAGAGTTCATACGGGTTTTTGAAGAAGAAGCAAAGAAACATGATGTGGAATTTCTTGTTCAGGGAACGATCTACTCAGACGTGATAGAGAGCGCAGCGTCCGGCAAAACAACAGCGAAGATAAAAAGCCACCACAACGTAGGAGGACTCCCAGAAAAGATGAACCTGAAACTGGTAGAACCGCTGAGAGATCTCTTCAAAGACGAAGTGAGAAAAGTGGGAAAGTATCTTGGTATCCCGGACAGAATCATAAACAGACATCCGTTCCCTGGGCCGGGCCTTGCCGTGAGAGTACTGGGAGAAGTAACAGAAGAAAAGCTCGAGATGTTGAGAGAAGCAGATCACATATTCATAGAAACACTCAGAAAGCACAGCTACTACGACAAGGTCTGGCAGGCATTCGCCGTTCTTCTACCAATAAAAAGCGTAGGAGTGAAAGGGGACGCAAGAGCATACGAGTACGTGATCGCACTTCGAGCTGTGAACAGCGTGGAAGGAATGACGGCAGACTGGTCTAGAATTCCGCATGATATACTGGACGAAGTGGCACGAAGAATCACAAGGGAAGTGAAAGGCGTAGGAAGAGTGGTTTACGATATCACCTCCAAGCCTCCTGCAACTATAGAGTGGGAGTGA
- a CDS encoding chromate transporter, whose protein sequence is MWKLALVFLKVGFLSFGGGWAIVGILKNELVSGGFLSLEEFSQAVSIAQMTPGPVAINLATYTGYKFFGLAGAILNTISFLGAPVLVLSAAIFLGKRLGLQRRRLMKALEGVTTALMFVTLFSLMGAIKNPVMIVFGVAAFVCSFTKVHPLVIILGCGLVGALLRF, encoded by the coding sequence TTGTGGAAGCTCGCTCTTGTCTTTCTTAAAGTGGGGTTTCTATCTTTCGGTGGTGGATGGGCAATCGTTGGAATTCTGAAAAACGAACTCGTCTCCGGAGGGTTCCTCTCCCTTGAGGAGTTCTCGCAAGCCGTTTCGATCGCTCAGATGACACCAGGGCCTGTGGCGATAAACCTTGCCACCTACACGGGCTACAAATTCTTCGGATTGGCTGGAGCCATACTGAACACGATCTCTTTTCTTGGAGCACCAGTTTTGGTGCTCTCCGCTGCTATTTTTCTTGGGAAGCGCCTGGGGCTGCAGAGAAGAAGGTTGATGAAGGCCTTGGAGGGTGTTACTACCGCTCTCATGTTCGTCACTCTCTTTTCTCTGATGGGGGCTATCAAGAACCCTGTTATGATCGTTTTCGGCGTTGCCGCCTTTGTGTGTTCGTTTACAAAAGTACACCCGCTTGTGATCATACTCGGTTGTGGTCTGGTGGGTGCCCTTCTCAGGTTTTGA